A genome region from Bradyrhizobium sp. 186 includes the following:
- a CDS encoding fatty acid--CoA ligase yields the protein MSDFLIEHTPSAYKYPLLIKHLLHAPMTQSADQEIVYRDLSRYTYRDLRERIGRLAGGLTSKGVRRGDVVGVLDWDSHRYLECYFAIPMLGATLQTVNIRLSPEQVLFTLNHARPKLLLVNVEFLPLIEQLQGQLESVEGIILMSDDGVFPNSPIKTVGHYEAMLAKSSPDFTFEDFDENTRATMFYTTGTTGAPKGVYFSHRQLVLHTLIDLVGFGSPGRQGRFHREDVYMPITPMFHVHGWGLPYAATAAGVKQVYPGRYQPELLLNLIKTEGVTFSHCVPTILQMLLSAPNSKDVDLSKLKMVIGGAALTKALAKAAMQRGIDIFAGYGMSESGPILTIAQLKEHELTGNLDEEVELRTKTGTPVPLVDFRIVDAEMKDVAHDGRTAGEIVVRAPWLTMGYLNNPASSEKLWEGGYLHTGDIGTMTAHGVVQITDRIKDVIKTGGEWISSIELEDILLQMPGLSEAAIIGVADAKWGERPLAILVVHPGGNVDNVDVQKHVKAYADKGVISRFAIPDRIMFVDALDKTSVGKVDKKVLRAKYGDG from the coding sequence ATGTCTGATTTCCTGATCGAGCATACGCCGTCGGCCTACAAGTACCCGCTGCTGATCAAGCACCTTCTTCACGCGCCGATGACACAGTCGGCCGATCAGGAGATCGTCTACCGCGATCTCAGCCGCTACACCTATCGCGATCTGCGCGAACGAATCGGGCGGCTTGCGGGTGGTCTCACTTCGAAGGGCGTCCGTCGCGGCGATGTCGTCGGCGTACTGGATTGGGATAGCCACCGCTATCTGGAATGCTATTTTGCAATCCCGATGCTCGGCGCCACGCTTCAAACCGTCAATATCCGGTTGTCGCCCGAGCAGGTTTTGTTCACGCTCAATCACGCGCGTCCCAAGCTTCTGTTGGTGAACGTCGAGTTTCTTCCGTTGATTGAGCAGTTGCAGGGCCAGCTTGAATCCGTCGAAGGCATCATTCTGATGTCGGATGACGGCGTGTTTCCGAACAGCCCGATCAAGACCGTCGGCCATTATGAGGCGATGCTGGCAAAGAGTTCCCCTGATTTCACGTTCGAGGATTTCGACGAGAACACCCGCGCGACGATGTTTTACACCACGGGAACCACCGGCGCGCCCAAGGGCGTCTACTTCAGCCATCGCCAGCTTGTGCTTCACACGCTGATCGATCTGGTCGGGTTCGGCTCGCCGGGGCGGCAAGGGCGGTTTCACCGCGAAGACGTGTACATGCCGATCACGCCGATGTTTCACGTCCACGGCTGGGGATTGCCCTATGCCGCGACCGCAGCGGGCGTAAAACAGGTCTATCCCGGCCGGTATCAACCCGAACTCCTCTTGAACCTGATCAAGACCGAGGGCGTGACGTTTAGCCATTGCGTTCCGACGATCCTGCAAATGCTGCTGTCGGCGCCCAACAGCAAGGACGTCGATCTTTCCAAGCTGAAAATGGTGATCGGGGGGGCGGCGCTGACCAAGGCGCTGGCCAAGGCGGCGATGCAGCGTGGCATCGACATCTTCGCGGGCTATGGCATGTCGGAGTCCGGTCCCATCCTGACGATCGCTCAGCTCAAGGAGCATGAGCTGACCGGAAACCTCGACGAGGAGGTCGAGCTTCGCACCAAGACCGGAACGCCGGTACCGCTGGTCGACTTCCGCATCGTGGATGCCGAGATGAAGGACGTCGCTCACGACGGCCGCACCGCTGGAGAAATCGTCGTCCGTGCGCCGTGGCTGACGATGGGATACCTCAACAATCCGGCGTCTTCGGAAAAGCTCTGGGAGGGCGGCTACCTTCACACCGGCGACATCGGCACCATGACCGCGCACGGCGTCGTCCAGATCACGGACCGGATCAAGGATGTGATCAAGACCGGAGGCGAATGGATTTCGTCGATCGAGTTGGAGGACATCCTGCTTCAGATGCCAGGCCTGAGCGAGGCCGCGATCATCGGCGTGGCGGATGCCAAATGGGGCGAGCGCCCGCTCGCCATCCTTGTCGTCCATCCCGGTGGCAACGTGGACAATGTGGATGTGCAGAAGCACGTCAAAGCCTATGCCGACAAGGGCGTCATCTCGCGTTTCGCCATCCCGGACAGGATCATGTTTGTCGATGCGCTCGACAAGACCAGCGTCGGCAAGGTCGACAAGAAGGTGCTGCGCGCGAAATACGGGGACGGTTAG
- the phaP gene encoding TIGR01841 family phasin (Members of this family are phasins (small proteins associated with inclusions such as PHA granules). Note that several different families of phasins have been named PhaP despite very little sequence similarity to each other.), with translation MVLAKQQEILAEVGREARQLIADFKPGGSPQEVAAKQAELAKRVFEATVKNTRDVAELVQKSNSEAPKIILDRMRESFAEARAAIESKKA, from the coding sequence GTGGTTCTCGCGAAGCAACAGGAAATCCTGGCGGAGGTTGGGCGCGAGGCGCGGCAACTGATCGCTGATTTCAAGCCAGGCGGTTCTCCTCAGGAAGTTGCGGCCAAGCAGGCGGAACTGGCCAAACGTGTGTTCGAAGCGACAGTCAAGAATACCAGAGACGTCGCTGAGCTGGTCCAGAAATCGAACAGCGAAGCGCCCAAGATCATTCTTGATCGAATGCGCGAGAGCTTTGCCGAAGCTCGGGCAGCCATCGAGTCCAAGAAGGCCT
- a CDS encoding TetR/AcrR family transcriptional regulator, with protein sequence MTKLLGRAKARTKKPKSLRKGPDRRRQILAAASELFARNGFEGTSIRDIAAASGVLSGSLYYHFPSKEDLLFTVHQESLTAMRQEVETAIAGIDEPWRRLDEAIVAHCRILLGGTVTRAILTPPRYYKLKGVRKLVRQRDEYEQIFASLIEDLPLRADCDRHAFRLSILGAMNWTVFWYTAGGRLSVDDVGRQIALMVRGAASSAPTKK encoded by the coding sequence ATGACGAAGCTCTTGGGGCGCGCGAAGGCTCGTACGAAAAAGCCGAAATCGTTGCGAAAAGGCCCCGACCGCCGCCGGCAGATCCTTGCTGCAGCATCCGAACTGTTTGCGCGGAATGGATTTGAAGGCACGTCGATCCGCGATATCGCTGCAGCGTCGGGCGTTCTGTCCGGTTCGCTGTACTATCACTTCCCGTCCAAGGAAGATCTGCTCTTCACAGTGCACCAGGAGAGTCTCACGGCGATGCGCCAGGAGGTCGAGACCGCCATTGCCGGAATCGACGAGCCCTGGAGGCGGCTCGACGAGGCCATCGTTGCGCACTGCCGGATATTGCTTGGTGGCACCGTAACTCGCGCGATCTTGACGCCGCCGCGCTACTACAAACTCAAGGGCGTCCGAAAACTCGTCCGCCAGCGCGACGAGTACGAGCAGATTTTCGCCAGCCTCATCGAGGATTTACCTCTGCGCGCCGATTGCGACCGGCATGCGTTCCGGCTGTCGATCCTTGGCGCCATGAACTGGACCGTGTTCTGGTACACCGCGGGCGGCCGCTTGAGCGTCGATGATGTCGGCCGGCAGATCGCCCTAATGGTGCGGGGCGCCGCCAGCAGTGCCCCGACAAAAAAATAG